In the Lepidochelys kempii isolate rLepKem1 chromosome 3, rLepKem1.hap2, whole genome shotgun sequence genome, one interval contains:
- the GJE1 gene encoding putative gap junction epsilon-1 protein — MGRPNNTTPGLRLLRPPTVIGQFHTLFFGSVRMFFLGVLGFAVYGNEALHFSCEPDKREVNLFCYNQFRPITPQVFWALQLVTVLVPGAMFHLYAACRNIDQEDILQKPTYTVFYILSVLLRIVLEVVAFWLQSHLFGFQVNPLYRCDAGALDKKFNITRCMVPEHFEKTIFLIAMYTFTVITVVLCVAEIFEILCRRLGFLNNQ; from the exons ATGGGGCGCCCCAACAACACCACGCCGGGGCTGCGGCTG CTCAGGCCTCCAACAGTGATTGGTCAGTTCCATACCCTTTTCTTTGGCTCAGTTCGAATGTTTTTCCTTGGAGTTCTGGGCTTTGCAGTTTATGGAAATGAGGCCTTGCATTTCAGCTGTGAACCAGACAAGAGGGAGGTTAATCTCTTCTGTTACAACCAGTTCAGGCCTATAACTCCTCAG GTATTCTGGGCATTACAGCTAGTGACGGTTCTGGTACCTGGAGCAATGTTTCATCTTTATGCTGCATGTAGAAACATCGATCAGGAAGATATCCTCCAAAAGCCCACCTATACTGTTTTTTATATCCTCTCTGTTCTGTTAAGGATTGTCCTTGAAGTTGTGGCTTTTTGGCTTCAAAGTCATCTCTTTGGCTTCCAAGTGAACCCACTCTACAGGTGTGATGCAGGAGCCCTTGACAAAAAGTTTAATATTACCAGATGCATGGTGCCAGAACACTTTGAAAAGACAATTTTCCTCATTGCTATGTACACTTTTACTGTGATTACAGTGGTGTTGTGTGTTGCTGAGATTTTTGAGATATTATGTAGGAGactgggttttttaaataatcaatgA